The following coding sequences are from one Corticium candelabrum chromosome 20, ooCorCand1.1, whole genome shotgun sequence window:
- the LOC134195598 gene encoding protein O-linked-mannose beta-1,2-N-acetylglucosaminyltransferase 1-like isoform X3 has translation MNVVVVHGASKKIVESMSFDTYSHDGTELAEFLGGINDGRIVIMATADDAAFRLGDRARAAIRALGSAKIDSLNFRGSWVFVGQKGMKGTTVYEEVDPAELGLWSNGVEFAGCVPIKVDAGQIGYAAHRSFCRQFEGYGSFCSVDWISKSLAPAPPDRTRSLFSHTLPIAIMASSSRGRYLVQCLQSLMSLPGVNKTLITVFLDGYTVEAQKVVNLFGLRSVMFPKTISTSSMEQIFKNADIIAAHYYRSLDKVWELYPRKEHVIVLEEDLIVAPDFLNYFHYLLPLLTTDKKLLTISAWNDNGYLHSSSNNTLLYRSEFFPGLGWILSHSLWKELKGKWPPCCYGWSWDLWLREPAQRKNRDSIYPDVSRTYHIGRNGLNVNGYYFDHYFRDKALNKDPVAQLPAIDSMLPSAYDGNLNRLLSSGKLLSHASDTNPCQRSYIPWSRGAVFVLYYHQDKDDDVKHIQKICKCLRLWDLGVRGLYKGVLRFHYKGSHILAVGSLSPFARDHMPSSIHPLRLIV, from the exons atgaatgttgttgttgtacatG GTGCTTCTAAGAAAATTGTGGAGTCCATGAGTTTTGATACTTACAGTCATG ATGGCACTGAATTGGCTGAATTTCTTGGTGGAATTAATGATGGGCGTATAGTTATTATGGCTACTGCAGATGATGCAGCATTCAG GTTAGGGGATCGAGCTCGAGCGGCTATCAGAGCATTAGGAAGTGCAAAAATTGACTCTCTAAACTTTCGTGGCAGTTGGGTATTTGTTGGCCAAAAGGGCATGAAAGGAACTACTGTATATGAGGAG GTGGATCCAGCAGAGCTGGGTTTGTGGTCCAATGGTGTGGAGTTTGCTGGCTGTGTACCTATCAAAG TTGATGCTGGACAGATAGGCTATGCTGCTCATCGTTCTTTCTGCCGGCAGTTTGAAGGATATGGTTCGTTTTGCTCAG TGGATTGGATATCAAAGTCTCTGGCACCAGCACCTCCTGATAGAACACGATCGCTATTTTCTCATACTCTTCCTATAGCAATAATGGCAT CATCAAGTAGGGGCAGATATTTGGTACAGTGTTTGCAATCATTGATGTCACTACCCGGAGTCAACAAGACACTAATTACA GTCTTTCTTGATGGCTACACAGTTGAAGCTCAGAAAGTCGTCAATCTATTTGGACTTCGTTCAGTGATGTTTCCGAAAACCATAAGCACTTCAT CAATGGAGCAGATCTTCAAGAATGCCGATATAATAGCAGCTCACTACTATCGATCTCTTGATAAAGTCTGGGAGCTGTATCCACGTAAA GAACATGTAATTGTACTGGAAGAGGACTTGATCGTTGCACCCGACTTTCTCAATTATTTCCACTATCTCTTGCCTTTACTGACGACTGATAAGAAGCTGTTGACCATCTCAGCTTGGAATGACAATG GTTATCTTCACTCCTCATCGAATAACACGTTGCTATACAGATCAGAGTTCTTTCCAGGATTGGG TTGGATATTAAGTCATTCACTGTGGAAAGAGTTAAAGGGCAAATGGCCTCCATGTTGCTACGGTTGGAGTTGGGATCTTTGGTTACGTGAGCCTGCTCAACGTAAAAATCGAGACTCAATATATCCCGATGTTTCCAGAACTTACCACATTGGACGTAACGGACTCAATGTGAATGGCTACTATTTTGACCATTACTTCAGAGACAAGGCATTAAACAA AGATCCTGTTGCTCAACTGCCTGCCATTGACTCCATGCTACCTTCTGCATATGATGGCAACCTCAATAGGCTGTTGTCATCTGGCAAACTTCTCTCACATGCTTCTGACACGAATCCGTGTCAAAGGAGCTACATTCCTTGGTCACGAGGTGCAGTGTTTGTCTTGTATTACCATCAAGACAAGGATGACGATGTCAAACATATTCAGAAGATTTGTAAGTGTCTCAGGCTGTGGGATTTGGGAGTTCGAGGTCTTTACAAAGGAGTTTTAAG